The genomic stretch GTTAAAAGCTTCGGAAGGCTTTTGGTTTGTTCAAATCCTGTCTTAATTTTCAATGGGGTTTAACgatatccagaaggaggACCAACGCCAGGGCCTTCCCCCAGATACGAAATACTATTAATGGGGCTTTAACTATCCGTGCCGAATGCAACTCTAACGAGAACACCGAATTCGAAGATTaccttctttgtttgcttaAACGGTGGCTTCTGTCGATATCAGCCACTGAGGCCCTGAGCCGCCATATCACCTTCACACCGCTCCAACAACGATATCTGCAGCACACTTGAAAACTATCTTGTGAAGTGGAAATCAATTTCTGGATCACGACTGACGGCAGCCCTTAGCTCTCTCAATGTATGAGTATTGACTTTTGCCGCCTTAGAAACGATTATTGTTTGGTCAATACCAAGTGCTCCGtaggaaatatatattagaGCAGGTTTTGTTTAGATTAGCCCTCATTCTATATTTAAGAAAAACTTGTATTCTTAATATATTTGTTTATGGGTATTGCTATTCAAACAATACCGGGTAAAGAGGTCGAAGTGTTGATAAAGGTGCTGTTAGAATTCATTTTATGATTGAAGAAGTTTCTTCCGTGAGGTTTTGTGTATTTAATGAAAGATCTTTATGTAGACTGCTTGGCCCTCTGATAGCAGGCAGTTGATATAGTCCATATTTAACTGGATGTAATACTTATTGTAAGTACAATAGCCAGTCCGGACGTTCAATTCCGCAAAATGGAAATAGATGGAACAGGCCAATGGGAATTACTCCAGACTGGTATAGATTTCTAGGGCTATGATGTCATTTTCATTGTCTCTAGCATATTATAGGGACCAGCCTCAACTCATTCAAGCCAAACCAATAATATTAGAAAATATTTACACAATATCATTACACCTGTAAAAGAAGATAAACTAATCAGAAAAAGTCAAATAGTAATGAATATTCGACGGTCAACCCAATCCAACATGAACCCTACCGAAAGTAGCCATGGATCATGCCACCCGCCGCAGCCTAAGGAAGCCAaccacaccaccacccaaaTATCACACCACACACTGCAGTCCTTTTCCACCTCCCGCAACCAATAATCATAAGCCCTATTGGACGCGCACCGACCAATGTAACGAATCCTCCCGATATCATATGCCCAATTTACCTCTCCGGTTTCCATGGATAGTATACCGCCAGGAACCCGGGGGCTTGGTTCTCAGCCGCGGTTGGTAAGGTGATGCCATTCGGATCCGGAACAGCGTTGCTTTCATGGTGCTGGGATGTGGCATCATGGATGGTGAGAGGCTTGGGTGATCGATGTTGCTGGACATGGATGTTGGGTATATAAGGGATTGGAGCATGGATGGACTTGGTGTctattcttcatcatcagaacAACATAACAAAGCAAGCAAGTCTATCTTACAGCAACTACTATCTTGTTCACTGCGCTGAATAACCTCTTGGGTTCATCGAATTGCCCTACTCTATCCTCTACTATCCATCAACCGAATCCATCGGACAAAAACCCACAAGGCAACATGTCTAAAGCAGCATCAACAGCCGCTCGTCTTCAAAACGACTTCGGTGCAGACCTTTGGGTCAAGAACCAGACTCAGGCTCGCGTATGTCCATCCCAATCCATCTATCTCCATTTAAGGATCCCTATTTGGATCTCAGACTAATATTGACTCGATCCATAGCAAGCAACAGCCGGACGAGGCCTCTTTGCCGGCCTTCAAGACGTCAAGCACTACAACGTCGAAAATGGGTGGGCGAAGCGCACAGCCGCCAACGAACAGCCAGGCCTCATAGGGCTTCTGTGGAGTAGGTTAGTATATCCTATTCCAGAATGGTAGCCGGTACAGTAGACTACGCCGGAAACTCTCATCTCTCTTGAAATCTTCAGAACTCTCTATCTCTCTACTCTCCAGCTCTCGTGGCTTGTGTCGCTAATTGTTGGCTTGTTTAGAATCACCGGCCTCGGCTATAGGTCCCCTAATCAATGAGGTTGTGGAGTTTTCAGATTGGATTGGAGTTTTATGATGGATTTAAAGAATTGGGCTTCttttattgtttttgttgctttttgaCTAGCGTGATGCATTTATGAGATATTAATTCGATAACCATTGCTTCATATCatggtggctttggagatAATGTGTAGGTCTTATTTGCTTGAGATCAGGGTGGTCTATTTTCTAGATGGTCGTAAGGGTGATTATCCCGCAAATATATATGAAGATCTACTCCATGATAAGGCCCTGCATTTGCTCAGAGATACACCCCACGATTCACCAACGAAGCCGGGCATATATGGACTCTACCACAGGACCTCTGTCACCCATGACAGCGAAACTTATCTATAAGTTGCCGTTCATCTCAACGGGTAAGCGAGCGACCGAGCGTGAAAGAGAGATACTATACCCTAGCTCACCCTTCCTGCCAGCATACAACAACATAAAATCACAATTAGTTTCCTTCTCGCGAAATCTAACatccaaggaggaagaagaagaagaaggaagagaatgagctTGGGGGAGGTCTTGGGATTGAGGTTTAGGTGGGAATCCTTTTGGTAATGTTGAGGTTTTCTTGGAGGATTGTatatttgtttgtttgttttcattttttcttggcttcctgggTGTGACGGTCGCTGTTGGGCTCTGTGTGGATGAGTAGATGCGTATTGGATAGATAGGTAGATGTATGGGATGTATGGATTATAGGGCTATTGGAGTTGTATATATGAATACGGATATACAAATGTATTGCCAGATTGAGATCTGATATATGTACGAATGTCACCTAAGGCTGAATTAAAATGTCCATGCAAGTGCGGTGGAATGGAATGTTGGCGACAGATCTGATCTGATAATGTAGATCAACGTCGCTCACTGCCTCAACGACGTCAGTGGTATGTGCCATGTGCCAATCATTATTGAATGGACTGGACAACATTCCATCTGCGGGGTAGGATTTTGATGCTGACTGTATCTTATTGACCGTCGAATAATACCGATACTGAACTGGAAGAATGAGATACTATACTCTGTACTGCTATTAGGTTCAGGGGTGACTCGGGATATAATATCGTGTCATCTATCCGGTAATAGTGCCTGCTTGCATGCATAGTAGGGCGTGCAGTGGAACTTTCCAATTGTAGGATATCATGCCAAATCATTGGTCCAGATAATTAAACTATGCATGCTATTGAAGTAGGTCTGGACAGGATcaggagaaaaggaaaagggggatggggatggggattATGTGTTCGATGATGCGTTCACGGGCCAGCACCGCCATGCGATCAACATGGGAACGGGATTGCTCTATTTCtggttgctttttctcctcgtGTTTTAAGAGGATAAGATGTGGGCACTTCATCGCACGCGGGACGGCGAATATCgattttatttattcttcgTCGACCGCGTCCAAAGTCCGAAAGTccgcaaggaaaacaaagagatatCCAGATCAGGGGCAACTGCACGAGGAGATCCATGACAGGACCGTTCTCGAGACTAGACCGGATATTCTCCATAAGCCAAGTCCCTCTGCTGGCTTCTGACTGGTCATAAATCCAAGCTTGACTCAGTCTGGTCTCGGATTCGTCGGCATTTTCCGTAGCGATCAACCGCACTATCAAAAACGAGAAAAGGGAAGGTTTCGTGAgaataaaatgaaatgaaatggcACCAATTCAAAATTGCCCCCCGGTGTTACTCCGGATTTCCctcgaaaagaagaagaagaaaagaaagaagaagggatCGGcggaaacaagaaaaaaggcCCCATTCGGCAAGTGATCTGGATTTTGAGATCGACTGATGGTGCTGCTTATGTGATCAGTCTAGCCTTTTTGaatttttactttttcgCTCCAGACTGAGCGAGCACAACGGCCCCCGGCATTGATGAACGGGCGTACTCCGTTCTCTCGGTTTCATCTTGTTTATTATGCAGGTTCTGTACCCCAATGATGTCAGCTTACCCTCGGTTTCATCGTCTAATTGCCACTTCGGCAACGTGAGAAACCATTATGGACATTCATGAGCCACGTATAAAAATAACTGAGGCTGAGGGCCAACCCCCCCCTGATCCagtactgtactgtacacCAGTTGGGTAATGCCTAAACATTATGGGGCCCGGAAATTAAAGCTCAGGACAAGATCCAATCAGATCATCGAACTCACGAGGGATTGGCTTGAGTACTTCCGGTTTGAGACGGACCCAAAGTTCGAAGGGCCCCACCGTAGCGGGGATGTTGGTTCGATTTGTTCCTTGCAGTCTCTCTTGCTGGTTGTCGGGATTTCTGGGGTGTTTGCCTGGTGCTGGATTCTTCTCATGGACAAATTAATATGGAGTACGTAGTACCAGACTCTTGAACCCTTTTTGCCTGAATAAATGCGATTGGATCGTATATTGGGTTTAGGTGGACGACAGCCTCGACCGGAAGTCGGATGATGGGTGTCTTTCCCTAATTTCCCATGGCCAGTGACACCTCCTATGCTTAGTATCTGGATCGCTTTTTTCCATCAGCATCGAAGGAGGACTAAGATGATTTGGGGTAGCCACCCCCAAATCCCGGTGCGGCTGGCTGAATGGGCCCCATAAGGATACTGACTAACAGTAGTGTGTCTCAACGGTCGACAAGGGACTCATGGTACCCATAATCTAGCAGTCTTATCAAAGAAAGGCTGGAGTGAGACAACGCAGTTCCAAACGGAGTAAGTTGGAGAGGCGTTCTGCTTCCCAAGTggaaaacaaataaaaaacaCAATTCATTCAAGAATTACTAGCCCGAGGGTGGTTCAACCAATCCGAGGGTAGGACCCCCACATCTACCCGAGCCGTGCGGACAACCACTGGACGACACCAACCGGGTCACCCTGACCATCAGTAACCGGGCCACCAATAGCGGACAGTTGGTGCCTGACTAGTTGAAGTTCACACCGCCAgcatctttttcttttgggaaaTTTCTGGTGCCAAGTGGACGAGCCCCTTTTGCCTACGGTTGGCTAGACTCGTGGCGTTCGCTCCAGTCATGGTGAGCCCGTGCTGAATCTTTCCCCCTGGTACAGtgacctttttcttcccttcattccccttcccttttgttttctttcttcccttctttctctctttctcttgttcgGGTTCGTTCGAAGAATTTCTCTCCATCTATATCAAGTAGAAGAGGCCGTGTGCCCCCTCCCCTCCTTATTTTTTCGGACCAACTTGTTTGACCACCGCTTCACTCTTTCAGCGGGCACTCATTCGTTTGCACACAAAAACACCATATACCCAAATCCATCCTTGAATTTCCATTCTATCCAACATGAGGGGTGCTTTCTTGGCCGCTGCGGCTGCCGTCGCCGGTACGGCGATGGCTGATGTCGCGCACATGCGTCGTCATGGCCATGATTCTTTCCACCACAACCGCGCCTATCAGCCTGAGGTTCCTGCCGAGGGTGATGAGAACTGCGAATGTACCACCAAGGTCATCACCATCACTGGCCCTCCTACCCGTAAGTCGCCCCGTTTGATGTCATAGGAATCCAGACTAATAGTCATCGGCAGTGGTCCCCATCAACACCCCGGCTCCTgagcccagcagcagcagcagctctgaGGTCCCCAGCGTTCCCAGCAGCGAAAGCAGCGTCGTGACCTCCGAGGCTGTCACCACCCTCCACTCCACCAGCACTGCCACCGTCACCGTGGTCACCACTCCTGGTGTTGATGCCACCGGCGCTCAGACTCCCACTGGCGGTGTCCCTGGCACTCCTGAGGCCTCCTCTCCGGCTGGAACCCCTGAAGCCTCCACTCCCGCCGTCCCTGCGACTTCCGAGTCCCCTCTCCCCACCCCTGGAGTGaccagcttctcctccaccggtATCTACACCATCCCCGCCACCACCGTCACCGTGCGGGATACCACCACCGTTTGCGGTGCTACCACCACTGAGCTGCCCAGCGGTACTCACACCTTCGGTGGTGTGACCACTGTGGTCTCGACCGCGACCACTGTCACCTGCCCCGTCGCTACCGTTGAGCCCAGCGGTTCCACTGTCACCAGCAAGATCTACACCACCACCTATGTCTGCCCCAGCGCTGGTACCTACACCATTGCCCCTACCACCACCTACGTCCCCACCAGCACCGTCGTGGTCTACCCCACTCCTGCCACCATCACCCCTGGCACCTACACCCAGGATGAGCAGACCGTGACCGTCACCCGCACTGACTTCACCTACGTCTGCCCCTTCACCGGCAATGACCAGCCCACCTCCGCCCCCGTTGCTTCCACCTCGGCCGTCCCTGTGACCACCACTGCTGccccctccaccacttccGCCGTCGCCTCCAGCAGCGCTAGCGCCAGCAGCACTGCCACCGCCGTTCCCACCGGTGTCAGCGGCCAGCAGATGGGTATGACCTACTCTCCTTACACCAACGAGGGTGGCTGCCAGTCTAAGGACCAGGTCCTCAAGGATGTTGCCCTGATCAAGCAGAAGGGCTTCACCCACGTCCGTGTCTACTCCACTGACTGCAACGGTCTCGAGTACATTGGTGAGGCTGCCCGTGAGAACGGCCTCAAGATGATCATTGGtgtcttcatctccagcaCCGGCATCAGCGGTGCCCAGGAGCAGGTGACCGCCATCACTAAGTGGGCCCAGTGGGATCTGGTTACCCTCGTCGTCGTTGGTAACGAGGCCATCCAGAACGGTTACACCGATGCTTCCAGCCTCGCTGGCTTCATCTCCTCTTGCAAGTCCTCCTTCCAGGCTTCCGGCTACTCGGGCCaggtcaccaccaccgagcCCATCAACGTCTGGCAGCAGTCTGGCAGCGCTCTGTGCGGTGCCGTTGACATCCTCGGTGCTAACCTCCAccccttcttcaacgccGATGTTACCCCCGACCAGGCCGGTAGCTTCGTCCGTGCTCAGATCAAGGACCTTGAGGCCGTCTGCAACAAGGACGTGATCAACCTTGAGACTGGCTGGCCTAGCGCCGGTAACGCCAACGGCAAGGCCGTCCCCGGTACTGCCCAGCAGGCTGCCGCTATCAAGGCTCTCGTTGAGGAGGTCGGCTCTCAgtccgtcttcttctcctaCTCCAACGACCTCTGGAAGGATGCCGGCGAGTTTGACGTCGAGCGCTACTGGGGTTGCATTGACCAGTTCAAATAAATGATCTCCCGGATGTCAATAGTTAAGGATCTTTAAGGCTTGGAGTTTTTTCGTTCTGCTTGTCTCGGAAATACCGACAGCTTTTAttaactttttttcttctccatataCTTTGAATTGAGTAGATATAACCTTTCTATTTCATGTGTCGATCTCCCGGAGCATTCTGTTTTCTTGGTTTGTATATGTGCTAATCTATGATATGATCTGTAATTGTCTTCTTTGTAGGCCTGATCCTTATCTTTTGTAGGATTCTCTTTAGAAGATCCCCGTAGACCATCAACTACCTCGCTGTAGAAACTGTTCTACATTGACATGATCATATACCCAGCAAGACCTCACAAACATAATCATCAGAGTAACCAAGTAAATCCCCACCTGTCCCTGGTCAGCAACGAAACAAAACCCACCCAGTCATACACAGCTCGAAACAAATCAATCCCCCCGCTGCTACTCTGAGTAAGCTCCCCCATACATGTTGATTGATAGGGTTTCCTATCACTCAACAGACCCATGACAAGCATAAACTCATCATGGGCACCATATAGTAACAAAGCCCCATTAAGGAGGAATTTACTTGACTTCCCATGCCTGATCTATCTAAGGGGTTCGTTCCCCATATCGAAACAAGCACACATGACTACCCCGAATAACGTGACAGCTGAGCTTTCAGATCCTCTTCGACGCAGTCATCCAATATGAGAATAATATCTTCGTCACTCGAAGACCTATTCGACTGTCTTGGACTGCTCTGTGTGGCCGTGGACAACTGATGCGGTAGCTGTGGTATCCGGTTTCCCTTCATGATGCCTCTGTAGCCCTTTAGGCCCCTGACCTAGGACCATGGCGATATAGGGCTCGGAGTCTAACCTTTTGATTCGCAGATTGACGTCAGATAACTAACACAGCGCAGGGACGCATGAGACCAGGAGAGGGCCGCGCGCGTTCTGCTGAAGGCTGGACCATGTTCAAGACCATATTTCAAATCCTTCGACAGTTGACCAGGGAATTTATCGTCATCCGGCCCTCACGAATGTTCTGAGGCTTTTTCTGCGCTAGATAGCGATGTGTTTGACGCATATATGTCGTAGACCACTTTGGTGTGGGATCTGTAATATTAACTCTATCGATCGTCACCGCATCATAGAGGCATAGATGGTAGAAGTTGCGAAGTTTGTCGTCTCCTTTGTGTGTGAGGCGTTTCTGTAGCCAACCGCTCCGGTCCACTGAGGATGGTTTTTTGTTGGAGCTGGTTACTCGGAGTTCCTCTTCCTAGGGATCGGATCCTGATCCTGACCCTGGGCTTCCCGTTCCTTCTGGCCCGACATGGTGATAATTCTGTAGGTGATGGAACATTGAAAAAGTTGTGACTGGCCATGATCACTTTGTGCACTTAAAATCAAAGGAATCAACCTTGTGAGTTAAGATAGTCACCAGTAAGTAACGGGTGTTCGTTCTAGTCggcttccattcctccattgGCGCCCGAGCAAGTAAAATTCGAGGCCCTACTAACGCGAGTCGCTTCGTATATCGAAGATCCGGACTACTTGACACAAAGTTAAAGCCGGAGGTCTTTTAGACAGAAAGACTCTCGCGTGCCATCACACCAGTCTCATTCAAACATGGATAGTGCTCATATGCGCAGGGTACTTTATGGTTAGCACCCGCCAGATAACAGACGTCGTATGCGGTGTCTCGACCCATGCAGCTAACGCTAATTGCATTTGTGGTAAGTGGGGATTATCTGTCGAATGAAGTATAAGCATCTTCAACATGTCCTGGTCAGCGCCGGAATGATAGAGCTTGTGGTGAATGCTGGATATATAGGGTGAGTATGGTTGATTGGAGGCAGTAAGCTTCCGACATAGGCTTCCTATGTAGCAGTTGATGTGTTAGACGCATGACGTTCTCATAAACCGATAGCTTATGATAGCCGAAGTAAGAGTAAGTGCCCATCACCATCGCGAAGGATCGTCCTGACATCTCATTCATCGCTCAGTGTACCACTGGACAGTGACTCGTTTCCCCAAAGACGCGTATTGGCCAGGACCTGGCATATGCACAGATTACATAGGATGTTGTAGTGACGGCGTTGTACATTTTATCCGTTAGTCTAATGTTGTAGTAGGTTGGTAGGTCTCTTTCGCCTCGTTTTAGATAGTTCCTGTGCGAAAGTCGAGGATCCCCGTCAAGGGATATCTAGGAGGTAATATAGCCATGCCTTGAGAAAGGATCTCAGAGATTGAACATGTTGTCTTCGCCAATGGCAGGGGTTGATTAGATCTACCTCCTTGCAGCAAAGACAAGCAAATCGGAAATGACAAAGCAGCGCAAATCGTGTTTCCGGGGTCACCTCGAGTCGCTTATGACGTGGTTTAATATTGATACCCAATAGAGGCGCCATAGTTGAGTTTCGATCAGTCTGGGGTTATCCAAATTGTGAAAGTAACTTTCCGCAGGTGCGTATATGCCCCTGGCCCCATTTCGTTTTTGAACTTTGCCGTCTCTGGGGGTTTAATGTCTCCTTTacaaaggggaaaggggggtCAGGAGGGGTCTTGCGGTCGCGTTAACCCTGGAACTTTAGAATAGGGATCCAAAGACGTCCTTTTAGTCGAGGGGAGCTGAATAGAGCAAGTATCTGCGTCTTTGAGACAGGTCTCAGTTAGTCCGGAGACCGTGCTGGCGGTTGGATACCACCGATGCTTCGGTCTATTCTCATCAGGGTCATATCTGTAGTACCGCCAACCAGACTGCGATAGGACTTTTAGCTGGGGGATGAGAAGGGTCCGTGTGGGTGATAACGATGTTCGGCTAGGGCAGAGCTGGCCCTGGGAGCGGTATTGTGATGCTTGAGCATGCCACACATAACCTCATTTGCGGACGCTACACTCATATTATGATCTGACACTTCCACCggaaaaagaggagataGTAgataaaagagagaataatATGTATGGCAGCCCAAAGATGTAGATAATCCTGAGGTTGGGTCGATCAGGGGTGACTTGTAGGAAGAGCTTGACGTGACTAGAATTTGTGATCGgtgaacaaagaaaaaggatttCCAGCATCGCCAGGGCGATGGGTTGTTATTATATGTGATGACTGCATACAGATTCACATCTGCCACCCACGTTAATAGAATAAGGTAATGCTCCCTGGATTCAACCGTAGTGTGCTATATTCACAGCAAATCTTTAGGTCAAGGAAGGTATATATTGACATGTATTAAATAGTAAATACAAAGGTAATGGCTCTGTTCAATTCAATGCAGCTCTCCATCTCGATACACATCCATTCTATAGGTCCCATGTATCTGTGCAAGCAAGGTTGTCGTTGTATGCGTTATTCACAAGGTTTAAAAGGGGGAGTAGCATTTCTGTCAATTCAGGCATTAGTTCATCTCCACATTCCATTCTTATTCCTGACGTGACAGCATTGGCAACTTACGTTGTCAATTCCACACTTGAGAGGTGTGCAGCACGAGTTGGCCCCGGCGGTGCCGTTGTTATTGCAGGAGCGGTCAACCTGCAATGTCCGATCATATTAGCATCCAAGCGCCGTGACAGGGGTTGGGTAGAGCCGGTGAATATCAAGGGCATATTCAATGGCAAACGAACGAGGAGACATACACCCTGACATAATTGCTGAATGTTGGCTTCAGCAGGTCTGGCGACAGCGACGCTGGCCATGAGAGCGAGAACAGCGAGGAAACGCATATTGAATCGATAGAGATGAATGGATAGATCGGGCAGATGGTTGGTATCTAGCGATCGGGACAGCTGGTTAGCTTATTATCATCATTACCCATCGGGCCACCCCTTGGGTCGAattggggttggaggaggttggttgGAATGAAGCAAACATACCAAACGAGCACGAGGCCGGAAAATCGTGCGAAGACTCAATTAATTTACAGATCcaaaggagagggaggaaggaaggtCAAAACAAAAACCCCGGATAGGATCAGCCTCCTCTTTATACAAGGAGAAAAATTAAGCCCCCATGGAGCGCAGCTGTGGGAACCGCCGCCAGCCTCTCCAACCAAGTTAACCGAATATATTTAGAAGCCTGCAGCCCGAGGGGCGTGAAACGCGcgatcaacaacaactcACTCCAAGCTTGCTGCAAGCCAGTGCCCGTGGGGCAGGGCCCAACCGGTCTCAGCAAGTGACAGCTCGCTCGTCTCTATCTGCGGAGTTGATCTGCAACCTGGGGCCTAATAGTTTGAGAGGGTATTTCTTGGCATCGGCTGATTGTTACTGTGTCCGTCGGTGTGTGTACCCTGTAAGGGATGAGTCGGTCTCCATGTAGCAGGGATCgtctaaaaaaaaaaaaaagaaaagaaaagaaaaatagggAAGGATGGACAGGAGTTCCAGGTCGTGGTTAATGCAGGTACACTATCACCACCGTTATCATCTCAGGGGTTTTGGATACATCAGTAACGAACCGTTTCCATGTGGTTGGCTGATACATCCAACTGTTCAGTTGCTGGTTATTGCTGAGCTGCTAGGGATCCACTGTTTCAGGACCGTGACGTCTCAGTCCGTTGTGGACCGTCGGAAGATAATCTCAGCAACTTgtttttttgcttttgatCAATCATTGACGCTCGTTCAGCCGT from Aspergillus oryzae RIB40 DNA, chromosome 1 encodes the following:
- the btgE gene encoding putative cell wall glucanase (Scw11) (predicted protein); this translates as MRGAFLAAAAAVAGTAMADVAHMRRHGHDSFHHNRAYQPEVPAEGDENCECTTKVITITGPPTLVPINTPAPEPSSSSSSEVPSVPSSESSVVTSEAVTTLHSTSTATVTVVTTPGVDATGAQTPTGGVPGTPEASSPAGTPEASTPAVPATSESPLPTPGVTSFSSTGIYTIPATTVTVRDTTTVCGATTTELPSGTHTFGGVTTVVSTATTVTCPVATVEPSGSTVTSKIYTTTYVCPSAGTYTIAPTTTYVPTSTVVVYPTPATITPGTYTQDEQTVTVTRTDFTYVCPFTGNDQPTSAPVASTSAVPVTTTAAPSTTSAVASSSASASSTATAVPTGVSGQQMGMTYSPYTNEGGCQSKDQVLKDVALIKQKGFTHVRVYSTDCNGLEYIGEAARENGLKMIIGVFISSTGISGAQEQVTAITKWAQWDLVTLVVVGNEAIQNGYTDASSLAGFISSCKSSFQASGYSGQVTTTEPINVWQQSGSALCGAVDILGANLHPFFNADVTPDQAGSFVRAQIKDLEAVCNKDVINLETGWPSAGNANGKAVPGTAQQAAAIKALVEEVGSQSVFFSYSNDLWKDAGEFDVERYWGCIDQFK
- a CDS encoding uncharacterized protein (predicted protein) codes for the protein MSKAASTAARLQNDFGADLWVKNQTQARQATAGRGLFAGLQDVKHYNVENGWAKRTAANEQPGLIGLLWSRTLYLSTLQLSWLVSLIVGLFRITGLGYRSPNQ